Proteins from one Limanda limanda chromosome 4, fLimLim1.1, whole genome shotgun sequence genomic window:
- the nek4 gene encoding serine/threonine-protein kinase Nek4: protein MYESPRVVGKGSYGEVHLVKHKSDRKQYVIKKLNLTTSSKRERRAAEQEAQLLSRLRHPNIVNYRESWEGDDCQLYIAMGFCEGGDLYHRLKQQKGELLPEKQVVEWFVQIAMALQYMHERNILHRDLKTQNIFLTKTNIIKVGDLGIARVLENQNDMASTLIGTPYYMSPELFSNKPYNHKSDVWALGCCVYEMSTLKHAFNAKDMNSLVYRIVEGKVPQMPSRYDPQLGDLIKSMLCKRPEDRPDVKLILRQPYIKRQIAMFLEATKEKTAISRRKAVSSPGVCRSNSESSVVSSQPKSKRQPRSPQPEPLVKVKQKEEKSQHSEVNNGVTDSTPVPTTPPPKPPSPDASLATISNINIDFQGQEDEDQSKRQVHKPQSAGDEHVTRSVHKDSKRRGKPDPSPPVSPVKLPLKSVSGVVSRGGDERRAPNGLLDIQPRATPKPGDTFSVFGEKQMSYVGDKDDTMELLQEAHMQKPKLEAKKEAASSVSESRSAHTSRTETGEVGVEVNMDNKGDTINLLKADPTEHASDTQENLESTEKLLEPFTPTLEPEIEQTPLPVKKPGPTTLCQTPPPSVQQQLRARDTRGTQGDQDKVAASRPLPPPPVESRAVEERKRSKRSIEGKKPDVAPTSTPVSSSKKGLLPLPQVKDRPLSARERRRLRQSHECCIQPGVNPVRRASYDVTSTKAECYYAPVTSRSVSDTMAGIISKQDKLQEQRSDDDECSSSTSSTERSEGDCRERKTESSDMQDLVHMMTQTLSMDVGHGVSEVDKSRFGSTTLPEFKLNRKYRDTLMLHGKAREEAENLSIGEIRMEGSPSGPAKIRRAIEQLRTDVVKGLGVKLLDKVLEIMEEEDDTIRELCLRDQMGDEKYQTYAVMVRQLKFFEDIAFKV, encoded by the exons ATGTACGAGTCCCCGAG GGTCGTGGGGAAAGGCAGCTACGGAGAGGTGCACCTGGTGAAACACAAGTCCGACCGGAAACAG TATGTTATTAAGAAGCTGAATTTAACCACCTCCTCTAAGCGGGAGCGGCGCGCTGCAGAGCAAGAGGCGCAGCTTCTGTCCCGGCTGCGACATCCAAACATTGTGAACTACAGGGAATCGTGGGAAGGAGATGACTGCCAGCTCTACATTGCCATGGGTTTCTGTGAAGGTGGTGACCTCTATCACAGACTTAAGCAGCAGAAAGGGGAGCTCCTCCCCGAGAAGCAGGTGGTGGAGTGGTTCGTCCAGATAGCAATGGCACTCCAG TACATGCACGAGAGGAACATTCTCCACAGAGACCTCAAAACACAGAACATCTTCTTGACAAAGACCAATATCATCAAAGTCGGGGACCTTGGCATTGCACGAGTATTGGAGAACCAGAATGACATGGCCAGCACGCTCATAGGGACGCCATACTACATGAGCCCTGAGCTCTTCTCCAACAAACCCTATAACCACAAG TCAGATGTATGGGCCCTGGGCTGCTGTGTGTATGAAATGTCCACACTTAAACATGCCTTCAACGCCAAGGACATGAACTCACTGGTTTATCGCATAGTAGAAGGAAAG GTGCCACAGATGCCAAGTAGATATGACCCCCAGCTGGGAGATTTGATCAAGAGCATGCTGTGCAAGAGACCCGAAGATCGGCCTGATGTCAAACTCATCCTCCGCCAGCCCTACATCAAAAGACAAATTGCCATGTTCCTTGAGGCCACCAAAGA GAAAACTGCAATATCAAGAAGGAAAGCTGTCAGCAGCCCTGGTGTTTGCAGAAGCAACAGTGAATCGTCTGTGGTATCATCTCAGCCAAAATCTAAGAGACAGCCTCGGAGTCCTCAGCCGGAACCGCTTGTCAAGGTGAAACAG aaagaagagaaatcaCAGCACTCTGAAGTTAATAATGGCGTCACTGACTCTACTCCAGTCCCAACAACTCCACCACCCAAACCTCCTTCACCGGATGCATCTCTGGCAACTATCAGCAACATCAATATTGATTTCCAAGGGCAGGAGGATGAGGACCAGTCGAAGAGGCAGGTGCACAAGCCCCAGTCGGCAGGTGATGAACATGTGACTCGCAGCGTGCACAAAGACAGCAAGAGAAGAGGGAAACCAGATCcttctccccctgtctcccctGTTAAGCTCCCTCTGAAGTCTGTATCAGGTGTTGTCAGCAGGGGAGGAGACGAGAGACGGGCACCCAACGGATTGTTAGACATTCAGCCACGGGCCACGCCAAAGCCCGGggatacattttctgtttttgggGAGAAGCAGATGTCATATGTGGGTGATAAGGATGATACGATGGAGTTACTTCAAGAGGCTCACATGCAGAAGCCAAAGCTAGAAGCCAAGAAAGAGGCTGCTTCTTCTGTCTCTGAGAGCAGATCTGCACACACATCTAGAACAGAAACTGGCGAAGTGGGTGTGGAAGTGAATATGGACAACAAAGGTGACACCATTAATCTTCTCAAGGCGGATCCAACAGAACATGCCTCAGACACCCAA GAAAACTTAGAATCTACTGAAAAGTTGTTAGAGCCGTTCACTCCAACACTG gaGCCCGAGATTGAGCAAACTCCCTTACCAGTCAAAAAGCCAGGACCGACAACTTTGTGTCAAACTCCCCCGCCCTCTGTacaacagcagctcagagcGAGGGACACAAGAGGGACACAAGGGGATCAGGACAAG GTGGCTGCTTCTAGACCTTTACCTCCACCTCCTGTTGAGAGCAgagctgtggaggagaggaagaggagcaagaggagcaTAGAGGGCAAGAAACCTGACGTGGCGCCGACTTCCACACCAGTTAGCTCCAGTAAGAAGGGATTGTTACCACTTCCACAGGTAAAG GATCGTCCTTTGTCcgccagagagagaaggagactgAGACAGTCCCATGAATGTTGCATTCAACCAG GTGTCAATCCTGTAAGAAGAGCTTCTTATGATGTCACTTCCACTAAGGCTGAGTGCTACTATGCCCCAGTCACCAGTAGATCTGTGTCAGACACTATGGCTGGGATCATCAGTAAG CAAGATAAGTTGCAGGAGCAAAGATCAGATGATGATGAATGCAGCTCATCCACGAGTTCCACAGAGCGTTCGGAGGGGGACTGCAGGGAGAG GAAGACCGAGTCCAGCGACATGCAGGATTTAGTCCATATGATGACACAAACATTGAGCATGGATGTCGGGCATGGTGTGAGCGAGGTGGACAAAAGCAGATTTGGTTCTACTACACTGCCAGAATTTAAACTGAACAGGAAATATCGGGACACCCTGATGCTTCACGGGAAGGCccgagaggaagcagagaactTGTCAATCGGTGAAATACGAATGG AGGGCTCCCCATCCGGCCCAGCCAAGATAAGGAGAGCCATAGAACAGCTGAGGACAGATGTGGTGAAGGGCCTTGGGGTCAAGCTGCTGGACAAAGTGCTGGAaatcatggaggaggaggatgacacCATACGAGAA CTTTGCCTTCGTGACCAGATGGGGGATGAGAAATACCAAACATACGCTGTGATGGTGAGGCAGCTGAAATTCTTTGAGGACATTGCCTTCAAGGTTTAA
- the spcs1 gene encoding signal peptidase complex subunit 1, giving the protein MLPIFKSIPSHMDYKGQKLAEQIFQGIILLSAVIGFVYGLIIEQFGWTVYIVLGGFAVSCVLTLPPWPMFRQNPLPWQPALPEISGESSQKPQESLKKKKHK; this is encoded by the exons ATGTTGCCGATATTCAAGTCCATCCCCTCGCACATG gattACAAAGGCCAGAAGTTGGCTGAACAGATTTTCCAAGGAATCATCCTCCTCTCAGCG GTGATTGGCTTCGTGTACGGTCTGATCATTGAACAGTTTGGCTGGACAGTGTACATCGTCTTAGGCGGCTTTGCTGTGTCCTGTGTG TTGACCCTGCCTCCGTGGCCCATGTTCAGACAGAATCCTCTGCCCTGGCAGCCGGCATTGCCAGAGATCAGCGGGGAGTCCAGCCAGAAGCCTCAGGAAAGcctcaagaagaagaagcacaagTAG